One segment of Acidobacteriota bacterium DNA contains the following:
- the rimO gene encoding 30S ribosomal protein S12 methylthiotransferase RimO — protein MSSSDPRPPSSGPVSDPSAATTQPHRSASRDASRAEGGRVGMISLGCPKNRVDSEIMLGHLRDTGYQITPDLEGADTVIVNTCGFIEEAKQESIDAILEVAARKSRESGEGKVEKLLVAGCMVNRFGEELAEAIPEIDGFIGLDDLDKAPQLVQLGGGPAPPSQAHVVFDHREPRLLTTRGFAYLKVAEGCDNPCTFCAIPKWRGAFRSRTIESLVEEARHLEDTGIRELCLIAQDTTRYGFDLGLGRHGLTRLVEALLEHTEIPWIRFLYAYPTTLDEELLRLMGQEERFCSYLDMPLQHSHPEMLKAMRRAGGPERYLRLLERARELAPDIFLRTTYIVGFPGETEEHFQHLVEFIQQARFDHLGAFVYSPEPGTPGADLKGRIPRSVARRRYEKLLEVQKPIAKELRQRLVGDVLEVLVEGVCEETEHLLQARHRGMAPDIDGRILINDGFAPAGTLAQVEITEAYADDLVARIVGPSEAPGLEPAASLEDFPVGSVPFAG, from the coding sequence ATGAGTAGCTCCGACCCGCGACCGCCGTCGAGCGGTCCCGTTTCCGACCCCTCCGCCGCAACGACCCAGCCGCACCGATCCGCGTCCCGCGACGCTTCCAGGGCGGAGGGTGGCCGGGTGGGCATGATCAGCCTCGGCTGCCCGAAGAATCGGGTGGACAGCGAGATCATGCTCGGTCATCTGCGCGATACCGGCTACCAGATCACGCCGGACCTGGAGGGAGCGGACACGGTCATCGTCAACACCTGCGGCTTCATCGAGGAGGCCAAGCAGGAGTCCATCGACGCCATCCTCGAGGTGGCGGCGCGCAAGAGCCGGGAATCCGGGGAAGGCAAGGTGGAGAAGCTCCTGGTGGCCGGTTGCATGGTCAATCGCTTCGGCGAGGAGCTGGCGGAGGCGATTCCGGAGATTGACGGCTTCATCGGGCTCGACGACCTCGACAAGGCTCCGCAGTTGGTGCAGCTGGGGGGCGGCCCGGCGCCGCCGTCTCAGGCCCACGTGGTCTTCGATCACCGCGAGCCGCGGTTGCTGACCACCCGCGGCTTCGCCTACTTGAAGGTAGCGGAGGGCTGCGACAATCCATGCACCTTCTGCGCCATCCCCAAATGGCGCGGCGCCTTCCGCAGCCGCACTATCGAGAGCCTGGTGGAGGAAGCTCGGCACCTGGAGGATACGGGCATCCGCGAGCTCTGCCTCATCGCCCAGGACACCACCCGCTACGGCTTCGATCTGGGCCTCGGCCGCCACGGCCTGACCCGGCTGGTAGAAGCGCTCCTGGAGCACACGGAGATTCCGTGGATTCGCTTCCTCTATGCCTATCCCACGACGCTGGACGAAGAGCTGCTGCGGCTCATGGGCCAGGAGGAGCGGTTCTGCTCTTACCTGGACATGCCGCTCCAGCACAGCCACCCGGAGATGCTCAAGGCCATGCGTCGCGCCGGCGGGCCGGAGCGCTATCTGCGCCTGCTGGAGCGTGCCCGGGAGCTTGCCCCGGACATCTTCCTGCGCACCACCTACATCGTCGGCTTCCCCGGGGAGACGGAGGAGCATTTCCAGCACCTGGTGGAATTCATCCAGCAGGCGCGCTTCGATCACCTCGGTGCCTTCGTCTACAGTCCCGAGCCGGGCACGCCGGGAGCGGATCTGAAGGGGCGGATTCCCCGTTCCGTGGCCCGTCGCCGCTACGAGAAGCTCCTGGAAGTGCAGAAGCCCATCGCCAAGGAGCTGCGCCAGAGGCTGGTGGGGGATGTCCTCGAAGTGTTGGTGGAAGGCGTCTGCGAGGAGACGGAGCACCTGCTGCAGGCCCGTCACCGGGGCATGGCGCCGGATATCGACGGCCGCATCCTGATCAACGACGGCTTCGCGCCGGCGGGAACGCTGGCCCAGGTGGAAATCACCGAGGCCTACGCCGACGATCTGGTGGCGCGGATCGTGGGCCCGTCGGAAGCGCCGGGGCTAGAGCCCGCGGCGAGCCTGGAAGACTTCCCGGTAGGGTCGGTACCCTTCGCTGGATGA
- a CDS encoding bifunctional riboflavin kinase/FAD synthetase, with translation MLVVRDAFNSSDLPTGGVATVGNFDGVHRGQRAVIEKVLERARETELQAMVVTFEPHPLSVLRPQEAPARITSLEQKAKLLDEMGVDVLLVVNFDRDFSRITAETFVEDFLHRRLGVEEVYVGEDFVFGHRRGGDVELLEDMGEELGFTAVGLDDVTTRGERISSTRIRRAILEGRVEAASEMLGRPHAIEGVVVRGDRMGKRLGWPTINLQPEGELLPADGVYACQVLFPSFPATFECSTNIGTRPTVYENYQRVVEAHVLDFNSDVYGEAVEIRFFRRLREERIFPTVMDLSAQIGRDVDATREFFAARRGLKQQAGGIDSD, from the coding sequence ATGTTGGTGGTTCGAGACGCGTTCAACAGCAGTGATCTGCCCACCGGAGGCGTTGCCACGGTGGGTAATTTCGACGGTGTCCACCGCGGTCAGCGGGCGGTGATCGAAAAGGTCCTGGAGCGTGCCCGAGAGACCGAGCTGCAGGCCATGGTGGTGACCTTCGAGCCCCATCCGCTGTCGGTGTTGCGGCCTCAGGAGGCCCCGGCCCGCATCACCAGCCTGGAGCAAAAGGCCAAGCTGCTGGACGAGATGGGAGTCGACGTGCTGCTGGTGGTGAATTTCGATCGCGATTTCTCCCGCATCACCGCCGAGACCTTCGTCGAGGATTTTCTGCACCGGCGGTTGGGGGTGGAAGAAGTCTATGTCGGCGAGGACTTTGTCTTCGGCCACCGCCGCGGCGGGGACGTGGAGCTGCTGGAGGATATGGGGGAGGAGCTGGGCTTCACCGCCGTCGGCCTCGACGATGTGACCACCCGCGGCGAGCGGATTTCGAGCACCCGCATCCGGCGGGCGATCCTGGAAGGACGGGTGGAAGCGGCCTCGGAGATGCTGGGCCGGCCCCACGCCATCGAAGGAGTCGTGGTGCGGGGAGACCGCATGGGCAAGCGCCTGGGGTGGCCGACCATCAATCTACAGCCGGAAGGGGAGCTGCTGCCGGCGGACGGGGTCTATGCCTGCCAGGTGCTCTTCCCGAGCTTTCCCGCCACCTTCGAATGCTCGACCAATATCGGCACCCGGCCGACGGTGTACGAGAACTATCAGCGGGTGGTGGAAGCCCACGTGCTGGATTTCAACTCCGACGTCTATGGCGAGGCGGTGGAAATCCGGTTCTTCCGGCGTCTACGGGAGGAGAGGATTTTTCCCACGGTGATGGACCTATCGGCCCAGATCGGCCGAGACGTGGACGCCACCCGGGAATTCTTCGCCGCTCGTCGAGGTTTGAAACAACAGGCCGGGGGAATTGATTCGGATTGA
- the trxA gene encoding thioredoxin has translation MASNKIVEITSSNFDSVVKNSDTPVLVDFWASWCGPCRAVAPTLDELADEMDGKVTIGKINVDDQQQLASQFGVSSIPSFFLFKNGEVADRMMGAMPKAAFEQFISRNI, from the coding sequence ATGGCAAGCAACAAGATTGTCGAGATCACGAGCTCGAATTTCGACTCGGTGGTGAAGAACTCCGATACCCCGGTGCTGGTGGACTTCTGGGCTTCCTGGTGTGGCCCCTGCCGCGCCGTGGCTCCGACCCTGGATGAGCTGGCGGACGAGATGGACGGCAAGGTGACCATCGGCAAGATCAACGTCGACGATCAGCAGCAGCTGGCCAGCCAGTTCGGCGTCTCCAGCATCCCCTCCTTCTTCCTGTTCAAGAACGGTGAGGTGGCGGACCGCATGATGGGCGCCATGCCCAAGGCTGCCTTCGAGCAGTTCATCAGCCGCAACATCTGA
- a CDS encoding M24 family metallopeptidase — MYIDPLMADLEAENLEGLLVVAASAEDPDMAPFAGGAHVRSSLLVANRRRREVKLGFFTPMEREEAAATGLPLLTPEELDIPRWDKTLSDPGEHLAAVLGQALLRAQMTPGKVALAGHFASGVVLEACRRLEADGFAFFSGHRLLERYRKTKSERQVEEIRRAAEGTGVAFRRVAALLAAAGEGENGELILQGEPLTVGRLRREIGRVLADRGLQQPDGNIVAPAEESAVPHNAGTDTRVLRRGESLIVDLYPKGLLYADCTRTFCVGEPPPELARAHGAVLEALQEAHRTVAPGQRGWELQQRTCEILGGHGYATPISEPGTVTGYVHNLGHGTGFELHELPSFRETAGEREGRLASGDVLTLEPGLYEPEGGWGVRLEDLVGLGPDGPENLTPWPYALDPRAWLEEV; from the coding sequence ATGTACATCGACCCCCTGATGGCGGATCTCGAGGCGGAGAATCTCGAAGGTTTGCTGGTGGTGGCGGCCAGCGCCGAAGATCCTGACATGGCTCCCTTCGCCGGTGGAGCCCACGTGCGTTCCAGCCTGCTGGTGGCCAACCGCCGGCGGCGAGAGGTGAAGCTGGGCTTCTTCACGCCCATGGAGCGGGAGGAGGCGGCGGCGACCGGCCTGCCTTTGCTCACTCCCGAGGAGCTGGACATCCCGCGCTGGGACAAGACCCTCAGCGATCCCGGCGAGCATCTGGCAGCGGTGTTGGGGCAGGCCCTGCTGCGAGCCCAGATGACGCCGGGGAAGGTGGCATTGGCGGGGCACTTTGCCTCCGGCGTGGTGCTCGAAGCCTGCCGGCGGCTGGAGGCGGACGGCTTTGCTTTTTTCTCCGGCCACCGCCTCCTGGAGCGCTATCGCAAGACCAAGAGCGAGCGCCAGGTGGAGGAGATCCGCCGCGCCGCCGAGGGTACCGGCGTCGCCTTCCGACGGGTGGCGGCGTTGCTGGCGGCGGCGGGGGAGGGGGAGAACGGGGAGCTGATCCTCCAGGGCGAGCCCCTCACCGTCGGCCGCTTGCGGCGGGAGATCGGTCGCGTGCTGGCAGATCGCGGTCTGCAGCAGCCCGATGGCAACATCGTGGCACCGGCTGAGGAGTCGGCGGTACCGCACAACGCCGGCACCGACACCCGGGTCCTGCGGCGGGGGGAGTCCCTCATCGTCGACCTCTATCCAAAGGGCCTGCTCTACGCCGACTGCACCCGCACCTTCTGCGTCGGGGAGCCGCCGCCGGAGCTGGCGCGGGCCCACGGGGCGGTGCTCGAGGCGTTGCAGGAAGCGCACCGCACGGTGGCTCCGGGCCAGCGCGGGTGGGAGCTCCAGCAGCGGACCTGCGAGATCCTCGGTGGCCACGGCTACGCCACTCCCATTAGCGAACCGGGGACGGTCACCGGCTACGTCCACAATCTGGGTCATGGCACCGGCTTCGAGCTCCACGAGCTACCGAGCTTTCGTGAGACGGCAGGGGAGCGGGAAGGGCGGCTGGCGTCGGGGGACGTGCTGACCCTGGAGCCGGGGCTCTACGAACCGGAAGGGGGCTGGGGAGTTCGACTGGAGGATCTGGTGGGACTGGGGCCGGACGGTCCGGAGAACCTCACTCCCTGGCCCTACGCCCTCGATCCACGAGCCTGGCTGGAAGAGGTCTGA